DNA from Triticum aestivum cultivar Chinese Spring chromosome 7D, IWGSC CS RefSeq v2.1, whole genome shotgun sequence:
GGTCATGTGTCGTTGTGCAATTATGAGATATACTCCCTcttcgtcccaaaatataagatgttttttgacactatcatagtgtaaaaaacgtcttacattttgggacggagggagtatatttgaaGTGGAAAGCAATCCTTGAGGGGTGACTAATGGCCTGCCATACAACAAACATTTCAAGTACGGAGACTTCACTATCGGTGAATCTCTATATTGATGGTCTTTGTTGGGCTCTCAACCATAGGAATCCCCGAAGGGGTGTATATACCGTCGGCTATCATAATAGCTTTCGGTTTCATTCTCCTTTCGGTTATAACAATCCGTGAAGGATTTCGTTCTCCTCTCGGTTATAACAAACCCCGAAGGGTCAAATATACCGTCATCTATTGCGAAAGCCGATGGGAACTAATAACAGTCAGAAAAATAAATATCCGACGGGGAACCGTTAGCTATAAGCGTCGTCAAGTTTATGTGAGCCGGCTGGCGACCAAAACATGCCCGGCGGCTCACCGTCAGCTAATTACCCTAAGAGAAGGTATTACCCAACAGTACCGTCGGCTATGAGTGTAATGACCGACCAAGCATAGCCGATGGGAGATTGCCGACGGTGTACCGTCAGTTATATGGAAATCCGACGGTGAACTGAAATATCTAACGGTAATTTGACCCTCGGTTATAATGAAAAATCTAGTAGTGGGTAGGGACGCGCGGGTGTGAGACACAAGACGTACCCAGGTTTGTGGCCCTCCGGGGGAGGTACCCCTAGTCCTGCTGAAATGGTATGATATGCACAAGGAGCTAGCTGTTTGGTGGAGGAGGAAGGAGCTAACTGTCCATTCTTGCCTCTCGTGTCGTTGTCTAAGAGAGAGGCGGGAACGAGCGTCCACGAGCATGTCGATGCGAGGAGCCCCCTGGCGTCTTTTATCGACAGACGCCCTGGCGCAGCCAGCCCGGGAAGGCAGGCACCATGTCCGGCTCGCAGTCTTGGGGCTACCCGGGGGTCATCCTCCCAGCAGTATGTGTGGGCCCTATGACCCAGAGTGATTCTTAGTTGTATTTGTTAGCCCGGGCGATCCAGAGTGACTAGTAGTGGCGTTGGTGGTCCGGACGACATAAAGGGGCACGAGGTGGTATTGGTGGCCCGACCCGTAGTGTTACTCTTGTGGGCACACAACTGGCACTATGGGTAGTTCGATCCCACTACTAGATATGGGTCGTTTAAACCCAGAACTATAAGTATGGGTCGTCCGAACTTAGAACTTCAAGTATGGGTCGTCTAGGTCCACCAGCACCACTATGGGTCGTTCGATCCCACAACTAGAACTATTGGTCATCTGATCCCACTTCTAGCATTATGGGTCATCGAACCCAGAACTACTAGTATGGGTTGTCTGGACTGACAACTAGCATTACCGGTCATCCAGACCCACAACTACATTAACAACAAGATCAGTACGTGTGGGCCTAAATGATTAACATCGATACTAGTGAGCCCAAACGAGTAAGACCGGTACTTGTGGGTCCAGCCGACTAATATCGATACTTGTGGCTCTGAATGACTAAGAGCGGTACCGCCACCCGAACGACTAAGATCGATGCGTGTGGACCCGGACAACTGAAATTAGTTATCCCGAACAAGTAAAATCAGTACTTGTGGGACTAGACGACTAAGAAAGATACTTGTGGGCCCGAACGGCTAATATAGTAGCGAGACTGAACGAGTAAGGATGCCACTTGTGGGTCCGGACAACTAAGATCAATACTTGTGGGTCCGAAAGACTAAGATCAATAGTAGTAAGAACGAATGAGTAAGATCGGTACATGTGGGTCTGGACGACTAAGATCGATACTTGTGGGCCTGAACGACTAAGTGCGGTACTTGTGCGCCCAAACGACTAAGATCAGTACGTGTGGACCCAGACAACTAAAATCGGTACTAGTTAGCCCAAACTAGTAAGATCGGTACTTGTGGGCCTAGACGACTAAAAGCGATAGTTGTGAGGGATGGAAAACCACACGGCCTAGTTCATACAAACAATGCTGCTCATATAACCGTAGGATTAGGCATTCACTATAAGAAATAATCCAAGAATGCATCTGCAAGAACAAGAAACTGCGGTCTCGCTCAACCGTCTCTGCAGACGTAGCAGCAGGGGAACCCGATATGATCCCAAACACATCCCATTAAGATCAACTCCACCTCATCAACAGTATTTCCTATCTTCATATGCATGACTTCAAAATGCCGCTGTTGAAACAAGTCCCTGCACCGCAACGTCCATCGTGGACCCCCACAATTACTGTTCATAGGAGACCATGGGAGCAAACATTAGTCCTACTTCTTTTGGTCAAAAGTATTAGTAACAGTTTCCTCAATAAATGAGGCAGCAACTTTGCTAGAATAAAAATACACTTGCAACCTTATAAATCCCTGAAGTCCAACTCTATTAAGTTCCACTCAATAAAAATCAATAGGAGTAGATATTTTGAGCGGAAGATAGATATTTTCGTAAAATTAAGGAGCTCAAGTGTGCCACTGTCATTCAGCATGAAACGGATAATACAAGCTTACAGCATCTCCAATAGACGGTCCAAATATAAAAATACCTAACTTTTGAACCGTCTGGGACAAAAAACGCTGCTCCAACAGACGGTTCATATGTAAAAAAAATTGGACCGTGGCCTCCcggtgatgtaaaatacaacacctcgcgGTGCAAATTTACATCATGAGATACAACTGGTCCAAATTCGGCGACCGCCCGCCAACGCCCAACCGCCGTTCATTTCATTTCACAGCCGCGCTCGTCCGCCCGCCCGAACACCAGTCGTCCGgaacccgccgccaccaccgcccaaatccccgccgccaccgccccaaATCGccagcgccgccctccgccgccctcgCCCCCGTCTCGCAGCCGCCCGGGCGCAGCTGAATCGTGAGGCAGCCGCGGTGGGATTCGGCGCCTCCGGCGGTCCAGCTGCCCATGTAGGCCTCCGCCGGGTCATTAGGCCGccacccgcctccgccgcccgccgttGCTCGCTGGCCCGCCCCGTTGCCACCGCctcccggccccgccgcctccccgCACTGACCCTGTCCAGCCGAGCTGCCATCGCTGCTGGCCCGTGCAGCGTGCCTGTGCTGCTACTCGTGGTGTTCGTGTCGGCTGCTGCCCGCCTCCATCGCTGCTGGCCGGCAAAGGAGCACGTACATGGGAGGTCGGGCTCCGGCCATGGCGACCACGGACGAGCAAGGGAGCGGTGGCAAACGACACTGATCGAAGGGAAAAAATAGGGGGATTGGGAGAGGAGCTCATCACGGAGAGGACGGCGCGCTCGGGGAGGTCGAGGAGAGCTTGATGGCGACGGATTTGACGAAGGCAGCCGacgtcccgaggttgaagaagacgatcAAGGCGATTTTACATCTTCGTTTTGGACCAtttgttggagttgctcttttacatctctgatttggaccatctgttggagttgagcaTTTTTCAAAACTCCAAAACGCACTTTTTGGCGGTTCATATTTTACATCTTCGGGTTTGGACCGCCaaaatttggaccatctattggagttgctcttaggttTGTCTAGTTCAGAGAAAAAAAACATAAACCATCAGCAAGACGTAACAACATGCAAAGCAGAGCAACAACGATGGCTCTCTGCCGAAACAAAGCAAGCTATCCTTGTAAGGGATCAACTCACTCCAACACCCTTAAAAAACAAGCGACTGATTTAAAAGAAGCTCATCGATCACGCAACTTCGAAAGTTTTTCCATCCTTCAATTCCTTGCCCACCCAACATTTTTGTGCAGCCTGCTACCTGCACATCACACAAGTCTTTTCTCTGTAACTTTATCAACTAAACGCCTAGAATCCATAGGGAAGATATTTCTGAAGCAAAGCATCGGTCCTCTTTTTCCAAAAATAACAAATAACTGTCGCTGCTCCATTAGAACCAGATTCTTATCTTTACACCTACAATTTATCACCCAATCACAAAGTCCCTCCAAGCTAACAGAACTGTATTCATCGGAACAAAAAGCACACTGCACAGTCTTCCCAATATTACGTTTGTCCGTAGTTGCCACGGTGAAATTCATCACCCAATCACAAACACCATCCATGCTAACTGAATTGTATCAAAACAAAAGGCACTCTCCAGTGTTCAAACCATAACCGGCAACTGAACACTTAAACAAGATATGATATCTACTGACTGTTTTCTAGAGCAAAAAAGATTATTTCCTGTACGACACTACCTCTATCATTCGGATTATTCTGGTTAAGATACTATTTCTAAATTTTAACCACAAGAACATGTTGATCATAAGTGAAACTTTTACATACCAAAATTTTCTACAAGGTCACTTGACCTGTTGAGCTTTCGGAATCGACGGTTATAGACACCGGACCTTCTCCGTCCTCGGCAGCGGCAGACGACTGTGCAGGATAACGGGGTCAGAGGATGTACATGAAAAAACAGGGCCGTcctcggcggcagcggcggtggaagATTAAGCCCCGGGGTTATCTTCCTATGGATTGGGTCGCCGACGTTGATGGCCTTCAGTCGCTGATCCAGGGAGGAGGCGCTGCCGTGGGGAGGGCCTAGTGCGAGGGTCACCGGCGGCGGTGGCACGAGCGACAGGAGGGACGCCGACGACGCCACGGTCGAGGGCAGGGTTGGCGGCGGCTCCTGTGCGAGGGGATTGAGGAGCCTAACAACGACGAAGGCTGTGCCAGGGATTGACTAGCGATTAGATTGACCTGCTAATTTACAACTCTATCCTTTGCACACACACAAAAAAGACCTTTAAGTCATTTCTCAGATGCGACGGTTAGAAAAAAACAGAGACGGAGTTACACAAAATTACGAGTTGTAACTCGCCAATCACCGTAAAAGAGCTCTATATATATATCATTAACATCCTCACTCACAGACTATGAAGCAATTTGTTGGTAATTTTGGATTTGTTTCCTGCTTGCACAGGCCAGCGGTGCTCTCCCAGATCTGCAGTGGCAGATGGGCACTTCAAACCGTGGGATCCAGACACTTTTCTGAGCTTGATCCAAAATCCATTGGTCCCTTTCAGTTTAGTGGAAAAATCCATTTTTCCTCCGGTATCTCTTTCAGTTTTTTTTTGCTTGATCCGATATTTTTACTGCTACGCCGAATCTATGACCATTCACTTGAAAGATCTCTCTTTTCCTCGTGTGTTCCTTTCAGTTTTTGCCTTGCCGAGTCCAGGTCTAGGTCTTCTCCTGACTGTAACGTTGTTTTATTTCAGACTTGATGTATCTGCGAGAATTATGGCTCTGATCGCCTTAATTTTCCTTAGCTTAGTTAGCTAAGAGAATTGGGCGTAACACACTCAGAACATTTCCTTCAGAATTTCAAATCAAATTAGATGTATCAATGTCGCGAATGTTTACAGAATATGGATTTTGGGCAGGCGGTTGCAGTTGCATCGTCAAACTCGGAAGATTACAGAAATAAATGTAAGGATGGCTGCTTGTTGATAAACTTATCAAGCCTAACACAGGTTGCGAGTTTTTTTTTTATCACGCTATTTATTTCCTTAACACGGTGAGTTGATGCCATTTTTGGTTTGTTTTCATAATTTCATCAGGATTGCACAATTGGACATGCATATTTCTCGAGTTACAATCTGATAATTGTATTCATTTTTTGCAGTTCAAACGATGTTTTTGGCAAAGCATGGTTTGATCTCCTTCAATTATATGTTAATCTCTAGATTGGTTGTAGTTAAACTTTGCATTCTCACCTTTTCATAAACAAACTGTGTGTTCACTGTATATATGCAAGTTTGAAGAATGTCTTATTTCATTATTTTTGCTTGATAGATTCATTTTCACAGTGTATTTACGTTATATACAAACTTCGTGCATATTTAACAACACATTTCTAAGACATAGATAGAACCCTCCAGAATAACTTCAGTACTGAGTTGGAATGGCAGTTAAATAGATATGCAGCAGCTAGAATGCTCTATTTATTTAAAAAGATAATTCAATTGCAGCGATGCAAGCTTTTAGGATTTGATCATGTTCCATCTTCCACACATGCTTTGCTTTAACCAGTGTAACTAAGCTCTACTGTATTCAGAGGCTGGCTCATGGTATCTTTAGCACAACATGTAGTTTCACCATTTACCACTGCAGCAAATCAATTCGTGCAGTCTTAAATCTGAAAACTGGCTATCAGTGTGAACTCGTGACTTAGAGAATGTCCAAGTCTATTGATGACTAAACTGAGGCTCTGTTCAATGCTCAAGTCCACATCTCTCCCTCTCCATCTGCCTTTATCTTTGGCTGAATTTGTTGGCAACCTAGCCATCATGAACTCCTTAAATGGCTTCACTTCAGGATCTAAAAAATACATTCACCCATTTTCTAGAGCCACCATTTGTATAGCATAGAACTACCACCCCAAGGAACTTCAATATTCTTGCGCCTGAACAATGCCCCCACATATTTTTCCCGTATATCTAGTGCTGGTCTTATATGCCACAAGCATGTCTATTATGGTTATGAGAGCTTCGACCAATGAGACGATGATTCCTTTGGGGTCCTCCATCAATACGAGCACCACCAAGAGCTGGTTCTCCTCTTCGGGGCGCTTCGCATTTGGTTTCTATCCTGACGGTGAAGCCTTTGCAATTGGGGTTCGGCTTGTATCCGGTGATACAAGTATCATAGCATGGACTGCCAACCGAGATGATCCCCCAATTTCTCTTGGTTCTATTACATTGGGATACAGCGGTATACTCCAGTGGTCCCGAACCCCATTGACTCCAGGTACCCAACGGAATCCCATATCTGACAGCTCTACACCGGCTACCTCTGCTGCCATGCTGAACACCGGTAACTTTGTGTTGTATGACATGAACCGGACGATTATTTGGTCTACCTTTGATTCTCCAACTGGTACTTTGTTGCCAGGCCAGAATCTGCGTCCTGGTGCGCAGCTTTTTGCAAGTGTCTCCGGGAATAACCGTGCTAGGGGGAAGTATTACCTTAACAATCAACTAGACGGCAATCTTGTGCTCTACCCTGCTGGCACGATTGACTCTGATAGTGCATATTGGTCTACTGTCACTTCCAACAAGGGCCTCCTCCTCACGCTTTCTTTGGATCCCAATGGTACCCTATGGATGTTTGACCGGAAGACCTCCTATACAAAGGCATTATTCCAGACCAATCAATCCCTTAGTGCCTCAACAGCTGTGGAAAATTACTACCGGTTGACATTTGATGCCGATGGCATCTTACGACTCTACTCACATGTTTTCCTTAGTCTAGGGAGTAAGCCTACAACTAAGGTTCAGTGGCAAGTGCCTGGAAGTGATCGCTGCCTTGTAAATGGTGTCTGTGGTCCGAATAGCTTCTGTCAGCTCACCGTGACAGGAGAAACTAGCTGCACTTGCCTTCCCGGTTTTGAGTTCTTAAGCACTAACCAGAGCACACTTGGTTGCTGGAGAACATTGCCGGACAGCGGTTGTGCGAAGAATAGCAGCAGCTCCGATGAGGGGACGAGAGTGATGAGCACAATGGTAGAAGTGAAGAATACTACTTGGGCAGAGAATGCGTATGCTGTTCTACCAGAAACCGCAAGCATTGAAGATTGCAAGTTACATTGCCTCTCTGATTGTGCCTGCGAGATTTCTATGTTTAGTGACTCCTATTGCTCAAAACTGATGGTTCCAATTAGGTATGGCAGGAATTCTGGTTCCAACAGCACACTATTTGTGAAGGTCTACACCTACCATGCCATCCAAAAGAATAAAATTGCTGGAGCAGGTGCCATGTTTATCTCAGGTGTTTCCTTGGTCGTCCTCTCACTGGTTGTGCTCTCTGGATCTGTGCTTCTTATCTGCAGATATAAACCATCTTTGAGGTACATGAGGGCACCACAACTGGAGGATTACATGGTTGATGGGGACAGCGTTGGCCTGCAATCCTATTCTTTTGGGGACATAGATGTGGCCACGAATGGATTTTCCCAAGTGCTTGGTAGGGGTGCTTACGGTACAGTGTTCAAGGGTGTCCTGGCCAACATGAACAAGGAGATTGCAGTGAAGAGGCTCGAGAAGATGGCTGAAGATGAGCAGAGAGAATTTCATAGGGAGGTGCGTGCAATTGCAAGAACACACCACCGGAACCTGCTGCGCTTGCTTGGTTTCTGTATTGAGGGCACGTGCCGCCTGCTTGTGTACGAGTATATGCCGAACGGATCCCTTGCAAGCCTCCTTTTCAACTCAGATGCACCGCCTAGCTGGAGCAAGAGGGTTGCGATTGCACTAGATGTTGCAAGGGGGCTGCAGTACCTGCATGAAGAGATACAGAACCCGATAATCCACTGCGACATCAAGCCGGAAAACATACTCATCGACAGTTCAGGGATAGCCAAGATTGCTGACTTTGGGCTTGCAAAGCTACTGATTGGGAACCAGAGCAACACACTCACCGGCGTCCGAGGCATGAGAGGCTATCTCGCACAAGAATAGAGCAAGAACACAGCGATCAGCGTGAAGGTCGACATGTACAGCTATGGCATCATGCTCCTTGAGCTCATAAGCTGTAAGAGGAGCGTGGAATTGAAGCGGGACGGGAACGAGTACAACATTTCTGAATGGGCCTATGAGTGCGTGATGTTCAGTGAAACAAAGGAAGTGAAATAATAAAGTATTTTAGCAGCCTGTACCAACAGACCGGTGGTTTCGAAAAAAGACCTTTTAAACACTAAACCTGTCTT
Protein-coding regions in this window:
- the LOC123168731 gene encoding G-type lectin S-receptor-like serine/threonine-protein kinase LECRK4 yields the protein MSIMVMRASTNETMIPLGSSINTSTTKSWFSSSGRFAFGFYPDGEAFAIGVRLVSGDTSIIAWTANRDDPPISLGSITLGYSGILQWSRTPLTPGTQRNPISDSSTPATSAAMLNTGNFVLYDMNRTIIWSTFDSPTGTLLPGQNLRPGAQLFASVSGNNRARGKYYLNNQLDGNLVLYPAGTIDSDSAYWSTVTSNKGLLLTLSLDPNGTLWMFDRKTSYTKALFQTNQSLSASTAVENYYRLTFDADGILRLYSHVFLSLGSKPTTKVQWQVPGSDRCLVNGVCGPNSFCQLTVTGETSCTCLPGFEFLSTNQSTLGCWRTLPDSGCAKNSSSSDEGTRVMSTMVEVKNTTWAENAYAVLPETASIEDCKLHCLSDCACEISMFSDSYCSKLMVPIRYGRNSGSNSTLFVKVYTYHAIQKNKIAGAGAMFISGVSLVVLSLVVLSGSVLLICRYKPSLRYMRAPQLEDYMVDGDSVGLQSYSFGDIDVATNGFSQVLGRGAYGTVFKGVLANMNKEIAVKRLEKMAEDEQREFHREVRAIARTHHRNLLRLLGFCIEGTCRLLVYEYMPNGSLASLLFNSDAPPSWSKRVAIALDVARGLQYLHEEIQNPIIHCDIKPENILIDSSGIAKIADFGLAKLLIGNQSNTLTGVRGMRGYLAQE